The Etheostoma spectabile isolate EspeVRDwgs_2016 chromosome 4, UIUC_Espe_1.0, whole genome shotgun sequence sequence CCTGCATGTCAAGGCAAACCGCATTTACTGGACAAACTGGCACACAGGGCGGATTTCTTCCTATGATttgccttcttcctcctcctccccaaaTAGCAACCGCAACCGACGCCAAAGTGAGTCGAGGGTCACTAACGTGGAGGtaagtgtgtatatactgtatgtgcttgTACTTATGCATGCATATGAtgtaaacacaaacaagacaggTGTGTGTCCATTTTTGAAGGGGTCTAAATGCTTTTTCTAAATGCTTTGTTTAGATCCCTGATCTGAAGATGCCccgtgggattgctgtggactgGGTGGCAGGGAACTTGTACTGGACTGACTCTGGTAGAGACGTCATCGAGGTGGCCCAGATAAGTGGAGGACGCCACCGCAAAACCCTCATCTCCGGCATGATCGATGAGCCTTATGCCATTGTAGTTGACCCCCAGAGAGGGTGAGCAGGTCTTAAGAAACCGGGGGAAAAGTAGctatttgtagaaaaaaaaacaagaatgcaAATGGTAAATTGATTTTGATAAATGgagcttttacatttttcttcattAGGAAAATGTACTGGGCAGACTGGGGGAACCATCCCAAGATAGAAACAGCTGCTATGGATGGAACCATGAGAGAGACCCTGGTGGAGGAAAACATTCAGTGGCCAACTGgtaaaatgtgcacacacatacagtacttaaGTACTTCTCCCTACAGGGTTACAACACAGTTACACAATTAAATGTTATTTGTAGAACCTTAGTGCTAGAAACACAAAAGccatatatacaaatattgtATCTTtagtaaaagaaataaaataaacaatgtataCAGTTACTTGTATACAAAtctttatatacatatatacctaGAGAGACTTTGGTTTATGGTAGGAATGAGGTTAGTGGGGAAGTGTGGGGGATGAGGATGAATCATCTGTTTTATACTAAATGCAAAGTGTAAGTCTTTCCTCTTTCTACCTTTTCTAACTCTGTTCTCTCTCCATATAGGTTTAGCAGTGGACTACTTCAACGAGCGTCTGTTCTGGGCCGATGCTAAACTCTCTGTGATCTGCAGTGTGATGCTGAATGGTAGTGATGTGGTTGTGGCTGTAAACAGCATTAAGAACAGTTGAGTGGCACACACTGTCATCCATACATGTTGTTATCCATACTAATGATCAGTCTCTTTATTAGTCAGGCAATTTTCAAGTGGGTGGACAagacaaaaatgtgtctttttagcctgtactgtatactgtggAGCCTCCTTAACATGTCTCCTCTGTTTCTACACAGAGCTCCATCACCCCTTCGGCATCGATGTCTTTGAGGACTACATCTATGGCGTCACCTACATGAACAACTACGTCTTCCGAGTGAATAAGTTTGGCAAAGGCATCATTGAGAACCTTACAACTGGAATGAACCACGCCACAGATATAGCATTGTATCACCGCTACAAGCAACCTGAGAGTGAGTAGAAAACAGACACATCTCTCAACAGCTGAAACAAAGCCAGTGAAGAAGAGAGGACTAAAGCAGGTATTTGCTTTCCTATTTTTCAATACtggttttctctctgtctttgtcagtGACTAATCCCTGCGACAGGAAGAAATGTGAATGGCTATGTTTGCTGAGCCCCAGTGGACCAGTCTGCATCTGTCCCAATGGACGCACGCTGGACAATGGCACATGCGTGGAGCTGCCCACTCCCACACTGTCTCCTATCTGTGAGTAAACATACACTTCCAtatacagaacacacacatgcaaaggcAGAACTCATTCTGAATGACAGAAAAACGTTTTCATCTGCAGCTCCTCCCAGTGGTCCCTGCTTGGTCCAGTGTATGAACGGTGGCAGCTGTTTCCTAAATGCCCACAAGCAGCCCAAGTGTCGCTGCCAGCCTAATTATGGAGGGGATCGATGTGAGATTGACCAGTGCAGGGACTACTGCAAGAATGGAGGCACATGCACACCTTCCCCTACAGGTAAGATATGGACATTGCAAGCTGATGTTTGgcatgtgttatttttttgtttatacaTTATAAGTTAATATACGTGCAATGTTTAAATAACACTATACAGGCTAAAATCTTGCTCAGCAGAAAACATTTATGTTTCTGTTGGCCCAGTAATATGATACGTTCTTTCTGTCTCATCATCCCTGTTAAGCCTTCTGACTATTTATCCCATCATGTCTTTTGTTCCACAGGTTCTCCTACTTGTCGATGCCTGACAGGCTTTACAGGGCCAAACTGTAATCTGCACACCTGTAAAAATTACTGCAAAAATGGAGGCAACTGTACCGTTAGCACTGGAAATCAGCCCACCTGCGGCTGCCCTCCTGACTTCCTGGGCGACCAGTGCCAGTACAGTAAGTGTTGTTCCCACTATCTAGCTGGCATGCAAGTTTAAGAATGCTCAAACACTTTTGTTGCAGGTGTAGAGTATCTTCAACACATTATTATGTGGTTGGTAAGCAgtgcacttgtgtgtgtgtgtgtgtgtgtgtgtgtgtgtgtgtgtgtggtgtgtgtgtgtgtgtgtgtgtgtgtgtgtgtgtgtgtgtgtgtgtgcaggaagcTGTGAAGGCCACTGCCTGAACAAAGGTACATGTCTACAGAGTGAAAATGGCTCCAAGCTGTGCCGCTGTCTGCCTCAGTACAGTGGCAACACATGTGAGATTGATAGGTGTCACTATTGTCGCGACGGCGAGTGTATCCCCAACGATGGTTTCACGTCTACAGGGGACTTCACCTGCCGGTAAGACTCAGAATttactcaacacacacaaacacacttacagtacacatacaaaGTTGTCTAGTCTTTGTCATTGCTACTCACATATTTTTCTGTCTTCTACAGCTGCACAAATGGAAGAGTCCAGCCCAGCTGTTACACATGTGATACAAATGAGTACTGTGCAAATGGCCAGTGCTCTATAAACTCCATCAGCCACCTTCCAGAGTGCAGGTGAAGAGCAGTGTTTCCATCTTTAATTGTTACCATTTGATAATGAATGCATCCACACTTATCtctatttcctctctttgtgtgtctgtgtgtgttcgtgtgtgtttgtttgtgtgcagatGTTCACCTGGTTGGGCGGGACATCGCTGCGAGTCTGTAGCCAAGAGTGACAATGCTTCAGGTTCAGGCGGACGTAAGTCAACACCTCTACCATGACATTAATAATATATACGTTTGTTGAATTAATACCTTTTTCAATGCCCCATACTTATGTTTACACGTGTTTGTGTACGTAGGCACAGCCTCCATAGTGATccctgtgctgctgctgttgctgctggttCTGCTGGCTGCAGGAGCGTTGTTCTGGTATAGAAGAAGGATGAGAGGGTGAGTAACACTTTATAAAGCACACACTTTAAACAAGAGTTAGTTGAGACCTCTTTTTGCCAGCGTATtccctcttttttcctctttctcttccttctttcctttcttccgTCTgccctttttctctcctctctgtaaTGGCATCTCTTTTGCTCCTCAGGTCTAGCCGGCCCAGCAAAACCGGCTCCAGACGCTTGCGGTAACGGTTGCCAGGGTTACATTTTCCTTCCATACCCTCATTTAATTCTGTATCCCGatgctctctctttcttggtCACTCCTTTATTCATTAGTCTTGGATGCTGTGCAGTGTTTGGTCCTGTGGTGAATGTCGCGCCATCCTTAGACGTTCATGAGAGCTGTAGCTCATCCTGTTCCTACAGGATATTTCCTGTGTATATGCCGTCTTAGAGCAGCTTCAGATCTATTGAAAAGATGGATTGAATAGATCTGTTGGTGCTGTAGATCCGTCATACTGCTATCCATCATATTGTGCCATATTGTACTTACTGTAGTGTGCTGTGGTTTGTGTTGTCGTAGTGTCTCTCATAGTGAGGGATGGACAGTGACAGCATTCTTCCAAGTTCAGATTGGAAAATGCAATGTGAGAAATCCAGCAGTTACTTAACAGGTAATGCAGACATTCATAGCATATTTTGGATTTATTGTGGTCTTAAAAGATAGTATGTGGGGTGCCCTAGTAGCTCACGGAGTCGAGTGCATAGTAGAGTACTTACCGCAGCGGCTCGGGTTCGAGTCCGGCCCACGGCCCTGTGCTGCAGgtcttcccttctctctctcccctcttcttTTAGTCACTAtctacataaaaaataaatttaaaaaaagacgtAGGTCTGTAGGTCCTCTGTGTCTGGATCTGTCATAGGCTACATGAATGCTGGGTTTGTGGTGGTGCCTGTGGTGTGGCTTAGTTCTCTCAACCTGGATTGGGGTGAGAGACATGTAATGCCTCTTCCCTTCATAATGTGGCTGTGTCTCCCGCTTTCACTGTTAAGGATCTTATAACTATAATAAGACACACAAAGATATGACGGTGCCCTTTAATTTTTGTGTAGGGCCAAGGGCTTCCAGCACCAAAGGATGACCAACGGGGCCATGAATGTTGAGATTGGAAACCCTGCCTACAAGATCTACGAGGGCGAGCCGGATGACGACGCTGGGGAGCTGCTAGACGCAGACTTCACGCTGGACCCAGACAAGGTAGAgacaaatatacatacacagatGTTGTAGCCGCTGCACATATAAATGATATCTAATGGATAATTTTGGCCCTTTCCAGCCCACCAACTTCACAAACCCAGTATATGCCACTCTTTACATGGGAGCACACAACAGTCGCAACTCTCTGGCCAGCACAGATGAGAAGAAGGAGTTGCTGTCACGTGGAGACGAGGAGCCCCTTGTGGACCCCCTGACATAAAATGTCCATTGGCCTGGATCACGCTATTCCAAACACCCCCTCTTCTtgccttttaaagaaaaacgaaacaaaaaaaaattgataaaaagtgtgagagaaaattgataaaaaagtgTGAACACtgtataaaatgtacaaaaatgaaGGACTACTTTTGTATGTGATTGCAGTAttatattttgttcttttgagATTCCTCTGGTCAAAAATGAATAACATTTTCTATGAGAGATTTTTAATTTACACTTTGTCCCTTACCCTTTACCTAAATAGCCACTACCTCTGTGCaaaatgaaatggaaacaaGAAAATCAGAAGAAAAGATGCTATCATTGGagcaattttaattttttatttttgtatgaattgtatagaaaagaaaaacagtgttcCATTTCACCAGTGCCAACtgtatgttgtttgtgttgactTTGAGTGGGAAAGGCAAAACTCAAAGTTTTCTAAATCGGTACATATGTTGTCTTGCTGGAGTTTCTAAGCAAGATTTTGTGAGACAGATTTGTGATCGCACCGTTTGTGTATAGCACATGTAAAATGTCAATACCAGATGGCAACTACAGTATTTCCACATAATTTCTTCTCAGAGAGCAATGTTCATGAAAtgattgtgttgtcttccttgCACAGAATTCATATTTTACGGTATAGTGTATATTGTAGGCTTTCTAACGTATGATGTAAAACAGGTATGTTTGTTTATCACATTGTGTGACAGTTGAAGCTCATGATTTGCTGAAGTGAGAGGATGAGAGGCGTTTTTTTTAGTGTGTGATTAAGAAGTCGGGAAAGTGAGGAAGTTGGTCATGGGTGAAACATTCCAGGCAGAGTGGTGGGTGGAGATTACAGATGTAAAGATGGGAAGGGTAAAGGCCCTCATGGGTGGCCAGTTGGTTGGGTGAACATGGCCAGGCCACAGCTGATTAATAACGGGAGGGCCATATAGCAAATATATAAGACTTTGATGGATAGTGTCATGCCTACACCATTTAATTGTCTGGCACAAGGGTCTTGATCCAGAAGGAAAGGGAGGGTGCAATTATGGTAAAAcctaagaagaagaaaaaaagagtgagatgggtctttgtttgtcttttatttctcCAGTCCATTTTGTAAAAGACCAGATAACATACATCTGGctttaagtagatttttctttCTACCTTTAGAGGATCAAAGTCTGTACGTTCACAGTTTTGTAATGACTCAGTCTTAAGTGCATTATGTTCATTTGGTCTTTAGCATTTCTCTGCTCTAATCTCTCACTTTCCTCTGTGCCATGCTGCTGCTAATGCTACCATTCTGGTCGCTCTGACACGTCTTACGCTCAGCCTCTTTCCCAAAATGCTGCTTTCTGTCAGAAATGTGTCAGCCATATCTTAATGCATGTGAAAAGTAACACCAATCTTTAATGTAACTACAataataagttttttttttgttgcttaccTGTCAGCAAGTGTTATTTTATGCTGTTGTatatgttttgtctttaattgaGAGAGAAGTACAATCATTTGACCTAAAGAACATTTTTGCTAAATCATACATGCATTTTCAGAATTGCTTTTTGATTAgtccttttttatgaaaaatgacACATAGCTTTTATAGTACACAATGCATGGAGGCACAGACTTTCTTCTGGAAAGAgaataatgtttaattttgctGGAGTACTTTACAAACTAAATAACAGATAttgttataaataaaaaattaaaaacaattgtaCAGAAAACAAGCCActgtcttttgtgtttgtttccccTCAATATACGCTGATAAAGTGAAGAATACTGTGAGGAGTCAGTGTGGGTTGGTTCAACCATTTATTAGGCAAACAGTAAAtctgattacattttaaattgataaAACTACCAATTAAAATAATTGAGGAAATCCTTAAATTATCCTTAATAGTTGAAGCGAATACATGTTGCTAAACCATCAACTCAAAGTAACCCTGACTAATAccataaaaaaatacaagaaacaAGACGATATATAATACAGAAGTATGTGCATTCCAGTAATTGCTTGTTTTACATAatcgtttaaaaaaagattgtgataaaacaactctcctacacacacacacacacacacacatatgataCAAAtcaacatattatatatatatatatatatatatatatatatatatatatatatataaagagatttGGCTACTGTACCTCTCTTTAGTATGCACCATTGGTTAGAGGTGGACACATTTTGTCAATTAGTACTTAAATTAACAAATAACTGTTTTAACAGTCCTATTCCTATTGGAGACACGTCACAGATCTTCTGTGTAgcgtttatttatttttccgcATTACTCACAAAGCTCAAGAACGCACCAAACTCGGAGTAACGACTTCTCAACTTGGCAAAGTGGATTATCTGAGGAGCATTTGAATGCAGCACAGCCCACTTCTTTCATACTGTTGCATTCTATGGACTAAAGTTACTCGCTACTTCCACGGCTCTTCTTTGTCCTCGACACTGCCTGGCGTTTTGATAATCTTTACTATTAAATACAGTGCATACAACATTAATTAGCACAAAGTGTTTGCAATTGATCGAGTTTACAActtcaaaaaaagaacagaattCTTTATCTGACATTTGACTGCGCACATTCATTATGTTAAATGTAGGcctgctgtttaaaaaaaaaatcctatttctGGATTATCTGTATCCTACAGAACTATTTGATTTGTCCTCGTTTCCTTTAATGAACAACTACACATAGGCCTCCAGTAGCTTTTATCGTTCATAGTAATGCATAAAGGCTCAGACTTTCTTCTGGGAAGAgaataatgtttaatttctggGAGTAATTTACAAACTAAATAACAGATattgttataaataaaatgttaaaatttaaatttaacatactgtatatataaaattatacaGAAAACAAGCCAATAGGTtttagtgatttttttcttatgtCATAGGTACACGTGAGCAGTTGGTGGAGAATCTTAGCACAGTAAGTGTACTGTAGACGTAAAGTTCTATTTACGTATGTTCACAAATGTGACtcttatattatatttttgagAAACATTATCAATCAACAAACAAATTAAGGAAATCCTTCAAAGTTCTGCTTAATAGGTAAATATAATACACATTGCTAAACCATACATTTTTAAGCTATAAATGCTGATTACTCCACCTCAACGTAACCCTTACTGATGAGAGACAATTAAGCAGTATGTACAATCCAGTAATTGCTTGTTTTACATAATCATTTAATTCTTTTGTGATAAAACAACTCTCCTCAGCCACTTTGTATCGAAGTCTTCACTCGATGCCTTTAGCCTTCAGCTCCTCCTTGACTCTGCTCAGGTAGCTAGGATCAGGATACCCAAAACTTTGGAAACAGTACAAGAGTATGTACACGTGTTAATATATGGCATTTCAGTAGACTcgacattatacagtatatacacattataatacatatgtgtataaatAAAAGAGATTTGGCTACTGTACCACTCTGGTCCTCCTGTAGTGTTGGTCTTGTGGTGAATGTCGTTCCAGGTCACCTGGTTGTCCATCCCAGACGTTCTGGACGTTCCAACAGTGAAAATGAGCTTCTGGTCAAACGCTTTCTTCAACAGGCGCAGCACTTCGTTTCCCTCTGCATTGTCTGGCAGATATGCTGTTCTTCTTATACCAGTATAATGCTCTCCAGGATTTGGATGCTTTAGCTGCAAAAGATTGTAAAACATATATTAGAACTGAAAGTCATGTCAGAAATTAAAGTTCTACAAATGACACATCTGAAAATATTTAACTCAAGGCATTTACCGTCTGTTTTCCACTGAACATCTCATAGTGAATGGTTATAGTGCCGCAGCCTGAGAATCCAGGAAGGGATAAGGGACAAAACAGCCATTTCATGTGTCCATCTGGCTGGTCTCCCTTCATCATACCAAAGACATCTCTGCATACAGGACAGATGGGTCCCATGGCTTTCTCTGACTTGGCCAGGCATTCCTCACAAAACTCATGTTTACACTTGAGCTGTTTCTTTTCGGTAAATTTCTCCATGCATATAGGacatttttcatctttgtcATTTTCTGCTGTTGCTCCCTCCCCTGTTGTTGTGTCAGTGCTGTCTCCTGATTTTCCATTCAACGCATGTCCACCAGAGGCGCCTTCTGACATTGAGCCAGTGAACCCAGTGGCGCCCTGGTGTTGGGTACAGCTCATGGGTGTTGTGACACTCTTCTGATACAGATGAAGCAGAGCTCTGACAGCATGGCTCTCCATTGAGATGTTTCCTCCAGGTTTGTTGTAGCAAGCTATGACTTTGACTTTGCCTGGACTGATCTCTGATTCTTTAAAGTTTACACCAAACTTAGATTCGATCTTAGTCACTTGCTCATTGAAGGAAGTAGTCAACAGCTTCCAGGAGCTCTCCTCCATGGTTAGTCCAGCATTGACGAGAGGGTCTTTGATGCTCAAGCCAACGTTCAGTGGTGCGTCTAGAAACTCCCACGTAGACTCTCCACCAGACGGGCTGGTATTTGTTGATGGAGTCAAGGACTTTCTGATGGCTTCTTGAATTGGTGTTGGTCCCCATGCGGTCATATTTCCAGAGGACACAGTAAGCAAaagcttgttttcttttgtctggGCGATTTTCAGCACGTTTTTCAACTCCTCTTCATATGCATTTTTGAGAGAAATAGGTGGgccatttaattcaattaagcACTTCTGGACGAGGCTTGTGAACTCAGAGAGAGCTTTTTGTGAGTTTCCATCTTCCTGGTCTACTTGAAATGTCACATTTACTTCTGCTGTGATTTTAActctattttctttctctataCGTTTAATTTCTTCCTTGTAGATGTTGTTCACGTACCAGAAATGGTCCACTGGGACAGGACAAGTGCATGTCTCCTCTCCTGCTGTAGAAACTGCCCTAGTCAGCTTTGCCAGGTGCTCTTGCTCctgaataaaatacaatgtattcATTTAGTAAAAAGCATTCATTTTCAATATAATTCATATCTACTGATTCACAACACAGTACATACATGTTGTGCCTCTGACATGAATGAAGGAGTGAAGTTCAGTGAAGCGTCCTCTGACATTCGTGTCTTCTGCTCTGGTGGTGTCAACGCAACAGACTGTATTGTGACTGTGTGGTTCTTGCATTTGCTGGTTAGTGTTTGTCCACTCAGTTTCTGAAACTCATCCACAgctaaaaaagaagacaaacacaaaataaacatgtttccaAAAAATCTATTGGTAATAGATGTGccatttgattatttaaaaataaaattaaaaaatatcatACTATACCTGAAGCAGGTGAAAGATTTATCACAGCCTTAGTCCCATTATCGGTGACACTTAAAACAGAGATGTCTCTTTTAAAGTTGCTTTTGATGTTCACCCAACTCTGAAGAAGTTTCTGCAGTTCTCTTACACATTTTTGCGGTTGAACCTCCTCTAACCCCTTCATTAAGAGACTGACTTGAACTTCATC is a genomic window containing:
- the LOC116688460 gene encoding uncharacterized protein LOC116688460 — encoded protein: MSDNETPMEVDNPQPLTPHDKSAKNKDEVQVSLLMKGLEEVQPQKCVRELQKLLQSWVNIKSNFKRDISVLSVTDNGTKAVINLSPASAVDEFQKLSGQTLTSKCKNHTVTIQSVALTPPEQKTRMSEDASLNFTPSFMSEAQHEQEHLAKLTRAVSTAGEETCTCPVPVDHFWYVNNIYKEEIKRIEKENRVKITAEVNVTFQVDQEDGNSQKALSEFTSLVQKCLIELNGPPISLKNAYEEELKNVLKIAQTKENKLLLTVSSGNMTAWGPTPIQEAIRKSLTPSTNTSPSGGESTWEFLDAPLNVGLSIKDPLVNAGLTMEESSWKLLTTSFNEQVTKIESKFGVNFKESEISPGKVKVIACYNKPGGNISMESHAVRALLHLYQKSVTTPMSCTQHQGATGFTGSMSEGASGGHALNGKSGDSTDTTTGEGATAENDKDEKCPICMEKFTEKKQLKCKHEFCEECLAKSEKAMGPICPVCRDVFGMMKGDQPDGHMKWLFCPLSLPGFSGCGTITIHYEMFSGKQTLKHPNPGEHYTGIRRTAYLPDNAEGNEVLRLLKKAFDQKLIFTVGTSRTSGMDNQVTWNDIHHKTNTTGGPECFGYPDPSYLSRVKEELKAKGIE